The genomic segment TGTTTCCCGACGAGCCCGTGGAAGGCGTCGTCGGAGGGCTTCACCTTGTCAACGGTTCCGAAGGGAAGATGGAGAAGACCCTGGAGGGCATCCGGGAGATCGGTCCGAAGTGGATCGCCGCTGGGCACTGCACGGGATTCCCCATGCAGGTTAAGCTCTTCCAGGCCTTCGGGACGGCCTTCTCGCCCCTGTGCGTGGGAAAGAAGTTCGTCGTCGAAGGAGCCTAGGGCCGGAAGACCTGCCGTTCAGACAGTCAGGGTTTTTCGGTCAGGCGAGTTCCAGGAGTTTTTTCTCCCGCTCCCTGCACCCGGCGGCGGCGGCGAGCCTTGCGGCGTACGCCATCCGCTCCGAAGTGAACCGGTCGCCCAGGGGCGACGGCAGTGGGTAGGGCTGCCTCCGGGGAGGGAAAAAGGGGGCGGACGCGGTTCGGAAAAGAACCCGTTCGGGCAGGGTGTTCCACACCCTGCTGAAGATGCCGTAGAGCTCGAAACAGTCGCTGAGTCCGAAGTGTGCCAGGGGAGAGCCAAGCAGCTCCTCTGCCGCCTTCGTGGCACCCGTGGGGAGCAGCTCTCCCCTGACCCGGGCGGAAGCCTCCCCGAGCTTCGGCCACTTCCAGCGGCCTCCCCGCTCCGGGCTTCCCGGAATCCGGCAGAATTCGGCGAGCCCCCGCATGGAGCACCACCATTTCCTGCCCCGGACCGCTTCCGGGGGGAGAAACGAAATGTCGAAGGACAGGTTGTGGACCACGATCCCCTCGGGGTTCCAGCCGTCCCAGAAGGCGGCGAGGCTCGCCCAGTCCTCCAGGAAGTGGAGGCCGTAGTCCTCCTCCCTGCGGAAATGGCCGATCCTGCCCGGTGTAAGCCCATGAACCGATTCAGTCCGCGGATCGGGGCGCTCCTCGGGGTAATAGAACCTGTTGAAAAAATCCAAAATCCGACCGTCCTCCGTGAAGACGATGGATGAGGCGGAAACGGCGGATGCGGCCCGAAAACCGTTGGTCTCGAGGTCGAAGACGGCAAAACGTCTGTCGGATGCCATGGGTGATCCTCTCCTTGTGCGCGGCCGGATACGATTCTCCCGCAAGGTTCGCGGTGAGGCGGACCGAACTCTCCCGGCAGAGAGAGAAAGGAATGACGCTGATGTTTCATGAATCCTTCGAAGAACTGCGGCGGAGAACCTCCGTCTGCACGGAATGCCCCCTCTCGGAACGGCGTTCCAGGGTCGTTTTCGGCGAAGGCCCGGAAACGGCGGAGGTGATGCTCGTGGGCGAAGCTCCGGGCGCCACGGAGGACGAAACGGGACGACCCTTCTCCGGCCGGTCGGGAAAACTCCTTACCTCCATCCTGGAGGGCGAGGGGCTGTCCCGGGAGAAAATTTTCGTCACCAACATGGTGAAATGCCGTCCTCCCAAAAACCGTCTTCCGGCGAAGGAAGAGCTGGCGGCCTGCAGGCCCTTCCTGGCGGCCCAAGTGGCCCGGCTCCGCCCCAGGATTCTCCTTTCCGTGGGCAATGTTCCGACGCGGGCGTTCCTCTCAACCAGAGAGGGAATCACCACCCTCCGGGGCAGGTTCCACGCCTGCTTGTGGGAGGGGATTCCCCTGACGGTGCGACCTCTCTTTCATCCAAGTTATCTCCTGAGAAACCGGAGCTTTGCGGAGGGAACGCCGGGCCACAAAACGGTGCAGGATATCCGGGATATTCTCCGCTTTCTCGGGGAATCTATCCCCTGAGTCTGACCTCGTTCGCGAAGGGGAGGACCCTCTCCCTGAAGGCTTCCGCGAACCAGGCCCCCAGGGGCTGCGTCTCCGCGAAGGCGGGATCGAGGGTGCTCCCGGGGCGGAAACGCTGCAGCACGTACAGGGGGGCTCCCCGGACCAGGTCCCCGATTCCCGGGGCGTCCTCCAGTCCATGGATGCCCGGCACCAGGGTGGTCCGAAATTCGAAGGGGATGTTCGACCCGAGGAGAAGGGAGATGCTTTTTTTCACCAGGGAAAAATCACCGTTCCATCCCGAGGCCGGCCCATATTTTTCCCGGGGGGCCTTTATGTCCATGGCGGCGTAATCGGCCAGGCCCCGGGCCAGCACTTCCTCCAGCACGTCAGGCCGGACGCCGTTCGTGTCGATCTTGACCCTCAGGCCGAGGGAACGTATCTTCCCGAGGAAGGGAATGAGTCCCTCCTGGATCGTCGGCTCCCCGCCGGTGACGCAGACGCCGTCGAGAAAATTCTTCCTTCTCTCCAGGTCTCCGAGAATTTCGTCGGGGTCGAAGGATTCCCCTCCGGCTTCCGG from the Aminivibrio sp. genome contains:
- a CDS encoding uracil-DNA glycosylase encodes the protein MTLMFHESFEELRRRTSVCTECPLSERRSRVVFGEGPETAEVMLVGEAPGATEDETGRPFSGRSGKLLTSILEGEGLSREKIFVTNMVKCRPPKNRLPAKEELAACRPFLAAQVARLRPRILLSVGNVPTRAFLSTREGITTLRGRFHACLWEGIPLTVRPLFHPSYLLRNRSFAEGTPGHKTVQDIRDILRFLGESIP
- a CDS encoding anaerobic ribonucleoside-triphosphate reductase activating protein; translated protein: MEAKRREITMESVSIGGYIPTGFLDYPGATAAVVFMKGCPFRCPFCHNPEMVLPEAGGESFDPDEILGDLERRKNFLDGVCVTGGEPTIQEGLIPFLGKIRSLGLRVKIDTNGVRPDVLEEVLARGLADYAAMDIKAPREKYGPASGWNGDFSLVKKSISLLLGSNIPFEFRTTLVPGIHGLEDAPGIGDLVRGAPLYVLQRFRPGSTLDPAFAETQPLGAWFAEAFRERVLPFANEVRLRG